A stretch of Cytophagales bacterium DNA encodes these proteins:
- a CDS encoding ceramidase domain-containing protein, with amino-acid sequence MATTFAFLVLRAAIFIGYPNGSTPKLQGYCCAYCEHKEACVKAAVNSTPGAVLPDSVCNICGDQRRKYENYRGHSVSVPIAPFDTWTNVAYIVIGLLPFAQRIRTSTFSTLFSVFTIALGFGSGLFHAGGSVTGQLADMVGIFLVFGLIGAHAIQILLRQKNDLLLIVLLVVLVIIQFYLRHFSGNVTALLTIGLIIVVPLLIRTDDKSLRLKILFSAIIFAIAETFRQLDPYLCNKVAENALFFGEQSKIQAHGLWHVVSAIGIGYVFWMAQEIMAAKQQSGEIQEFIMD; translated from the coding sequence GTGGCCACCACGTTCGCCTTTCTTGTGCTTCGGGCAGCGATCTTTATTGGGTATCCCAATGGCTCAACTCCCAAGTTGCAGGGATATTGTTGTGCATATTGCGAACATAAAGAAGCCTGTGTGAAAGCGGCTGTCAATAGCACCCCTGGAGCAGTATTGCCGGATTCAGTTTGCAATATCTGTGGAGACCAAAGAAGAAAATATGAAAATTATCGTGGCCATTCGGTCAGTGTCCCTATTGCGCCGTTTGATACCTGGACCAATGTCGCTTACATTGTCATTGGCCTGCTTCCTTTTGCACAGCGTATTCGGACCAGTACGTTTAGCACACTCTTTAGCGTCTTTACGATTGCTTTAGGGTTTGGTAGCGGACTTTTCCATGCGGGTGGTTCTGTTACCGGACAATTGGCGGATATGGTTGGCATCTTTTTGGTTTTTGGCCTGATTGGAGCACATGCGATTCAGATTCTTTTAAGACAGAAGAACGACCTGTTGTTGATTGTACTGTTGGTCGTTCTTGTGATCATTCAGTTCTACTTAAGACATTTCAGCGGAAACGTTACCGCACTGCTTACCATTGGTTTAATCATTGTGGTCCCGCTCTTGATTCGAACTGATGATAAATCCCTGAGGCTTAAAATATTGTTCAGTGCGATCATTTTCGCCATTGCAGAGACCTTCAGACAGCTAGACCCATATCTATGCAATAAAGTAGCCGAAAATGCCCTATTCTTTGGCGAACAATCAAAAATCCAGGCCCACGGACTTTGGCATGTTGTATCCGCCATTGGTATTGGGTATGTATTTTGGATGGCGCAGGAGATCATGGCGGCAAAACAGCAATCAGGAGAGATACAGGAGTTCATAATGGACTGA
- a CDS encoding sulfotransferase yields the protein MSQKLDLKIVGSGLGRTGTLSLKHALETITGEPCFHMTELLKDTGDLKFIKKKDWIAFSKGYGSAVDYPICLFIEDLLQLNPELKVIHTKRDPLAWYESVEETIYRPSPKSSKDVLKIIWSAIRFPEFRRVAPVFRYNEQQIWKGQFEGRFQDKAFAIDVFQRHEAYIQKVVPKRNLLMYEVRQGWKPLCDFLQRPIPHAEFPRTNAKQEINQKIDRLFEKGELVF from the coding sequence ATGAGCCAGAAATTGGACCTGAAGATCGTTGGGAGCGGACTCGGAAGAACAGGAACGCTATCACTAAAACATGCACTTGAGACCATTACCGGAGAACCATGCTTCCATATGACGGAGCTTTTGAAGGATACGGGAGACCTCAAATTCATTAAGAAGAAAGATTGGATTGCCTTTAGTAAAGGCTATGGTTCCGCCGTGGACTATCCGATTTGTCTATTCATTGAAGACTTATTGCAACTCAATCCCGAGCTAAAAGTAATCCACACAAAACGTGACCCTCTAGCCTGGTATGAGAGTGTCGAAGAAACCATTTATCGTCCCTCTCCAAAAAGCAGTAAAGATGTATTGAAGATCATTTGGAGTGCCATTCGTTTTCCGGAGTTCCGAAGAGTAGCGCCTGTGTTTCGATACAATGAGCAGCAAATATGGAAAGGTCAGTTTGAAGGTAGGTTTCAGGATAAGGCATTTGCTATTGATGTTTTTCAACGCCATGAAGCTTACATCCAAAAGGTTGTTCCGAAGAGGAATTTGTTGATGTATGAAGTACGGCAAGGTTGGAAGCCATTGTGTGATTTTTTGCAGCGGCCTATCCCTCACGCTGAATTCCCCAGGACGAATGCGAAACAAGAAATCAATCAGAAGATTGATCGGTTGTTCGAAAAAGGGGAGTTGGTATTTTGA
- the ccsA gene encoding cytochrome c biogenesis protein CcsA, which yields MKKLLAIGLRLVDTRAAGAYILLFAISIGVATFIENDFGTSAAQKVVYQSWWFTLLLLLFGLSILVNIWKFRMIQQKKWALLMFHLAMIVILIGAGVTRYFGFEGIMHIRENESSNSFLSSETYLQFKVQKGDQLFKFDEQVSFASLGNNDFEEQYLLGTDLIEVKVTEFIPNPQQTLNADPEGKPTLKVVFGGGNGREEYFISQGEAKRIKNLIFNFRGDFRPGAINIRKAGDRLQIQSDEGLTQMVMATQQRDTLLADGTWKPLMLRSLYTANSGRFVFGDYHPQSKVSIVSTDQKVKRESHTALKLDVTVNGDQEELYVYGQKGMPGRVVQAQLSNLAIGVSYGSKPVELPFAIQLHDFQMERYPGTDNAASYASEVRLIDKNQGTEYDYRIYMNHILDYGGYRFFQSSFDRDELGTYLSVNHDWWGTWISYVGYFMLTLGMVLALFSEKSRFYQVQQSLKKMRTAGVVVILFVLLPNLGNAQKVIDQAANQIFISAEHAEKFSKIVVQDHRGRMKPMHTLSREIMRKVVRKESVLGLSADQVILGMFANRRDWLHVPLIKLGKHPKIHEQLGVAGPRARYSDFFTKEGAYKFRDEVREVYSLEPIDRGIYEKELLKIDERVNILNMVFSGRMFRLVPLAGDENNEWTSSMSSHQGHNHSSDADLTVAKRFFDTYRSELVKSLKSGNYAKPDQILRELNAYQEEVGSQVRPSAATINLEIMLNQMNVFNRLAGIYALLGVVFLFFLFFTVFKPQVNLKWAYRIVFGALLLSFVYHTAGLGLRWYVSGRAPWSNGYESMIYIAWTTMLAGILFTRKSWGGLAATSVLAATVLLVALLSHMDPEITPLVPVLKSYWLTIHVSLEAGSYGFLMLGAVIGIINLILFMFLTPSNKDRVNRKVKEMSYLSELTLIGGLIMISTGTYLGGIWANESWGRYWGWDAKETWALVTILVYVFILHMRIIPKLFGLFAYNFATIFGLASVIMTYYGVNYYLSGLHSYAAGDPVPIPDWVYIVVTAILSITIIAYIQHRRVNLSSTKPSDKKMVIKPKMDLKPQLNQQ from the coding sequence TTGAAAAAACTACTAGCTATTGGCCTCCGCCTGGTTGATACACGTGCAGCAGGAGCATACATCCTGCTTTTTGCTATCAGCATTGGCGTAGCGACTTTTATTGAAAATGATTTTGGGACAAGTGCCGCACAAAAAGTGGTCTATCAGTCGTGGTGGTTTACGCTACTCCTGCTATTGTTTGGACTAAGTATTCTGGTCAACATCTGGAAATTCCGAATGATCCAGCAGAAAAAATGGGCCTTATTGATGTTTCACCTGGCCATGATCGTCATTCTGATCGGTGCAGGAGTAACGAGATATTTTGGTTTTGAAGGCATCATGCACATTCGTGAAAATGAATCCTCCAATTCGTTTCTATCCTCAGAAACTTACCTCCAATTCAAAGTTCAAAAAGGGGATCAACTCTTCAAATTTGATGAACAAGTATCGTTTGCCTCCCTGGGCAACAATGACTTTGAAGAACAATATTTATTGGGGACCGATCTGATTGAGGTAAAAGTCACGGAATTCATTCCCAATCCACAACAAACGCTCAATGCCGATCCAGAAGGAAAACCAACCTTAAAAGTAGTATTCGGAGGTGGCAACGGACGTGAAGAATACTTCATCTCACAAGGAGAAGCAAAACGGATCAAAAACCTGATTTTCAACTTCCGGGGTGACTTCAGACCAGGTGCAATTAACATCAGAAAAGCCGGAGATCGGCTTCAGATTCAGTCAGATGAAGGGCTTACACAGATGGTGATGGCTACTCAACAGAGAGATACATTACTGGCCGATGGCACCTGGAAACCACTCATGCTGAGATCACTGTATACTGCTAATTCAGGCCGGTTTGTCTTTGGGGATTACCACCCTCAAAGCAAAGTATCTATCGTCTCAACTGATCAAAAGGTCAAAAGAGAAAGCCATACCGCACTGAAACTTGATGTCACTGTGAATGGTGACCAAGAAGAATTGTATGTCTATGGTCAGAAAGGCATGCCAGGCAGAGTTGTACAGGCACAGTTGTCCAATCTGGCCATTGGCGTTTCATATGGATCAAAACCAGTGGAACTGCCCTTCGCTATCCAATTGCATGACTTCCAAATGGAACGTTACCCAGGTACGGACAATGCGGCCTCTTACGCAAGTGAAGTCCGTCTTATTGACAAAAACCAAGGCACTGAATACGACTATCGCATTTACATGAATCACATTTTAGATTATGGAGGATATCGCTTTTTCCAGAGTTCTTTTGATCGGGATGAGTTAGGGACCTATCTGAGTGTCAATCATGACTGGTGGGGCACATGGATCTCGTATGTCGGATATTTCATGCTGACGTTGGGCATGGTACTGGCACTCTTTAGCGAGAAAAGTCGCTTTTATCAGGTGCAACAAAGCCTGAAGAAAATGAGAACGGCTGGAGTTGTAGTTATTCTGTTTGTGCTATTGCCAAACCTTGGAAATGCGCAAAAAGTCATCGATCAGGCAGCTAATCAAATATTTATCAGTGCCGAGCACGCTGAAAAATTCAGCAAGATTGTGGTACAGGATCACCGAGGCAGAATGAAGCCCATGCATACCCTTTCGCGAGAGATCATGCGAAAGGTGGTGCGTAAAGAAAGTGTACTGGGGTTGAGTGCTGATCAGGTCATCTTAGGCATGTTCGCCAATCGAAGAGACTGGCTGCATGTTCCGTTGATCAAATTAGGCAAACACCCTAAGATCCATGAGCAATTGGGTGTTGCAGGTCCCAGAGCGAGATACAGTGACTTTTTCACAAAAGAAGGCGCATACAAATTCCGAGACGAGGTAAGAGAGGTATACAGCCTCGAACCCATCGATCGTGGAATTTATGAAAAAGAACTTCTCAAAATCGACGAACGCGTCAATATCCTGAACATGGTGTTTTCCGGACGTATGTTCCGACTAGTGCCGCTAGCCGGAGATGAAAACAACGAATGGACTTCATCGATGAGTTCACATCAGGGCCATAACCACAGCAGCGATGCTGACCTCACGGTAGCCAAACGATTTTTTGATACTTATCGCAGCGAACTGGTCAAATCGCTAAAATCAGGCAATTATGCCAAACCTGACCAGATCCTAAGAGAACTAAATGCCTATCAAGAGGAAGTGGGAAGCCAGGTACGACCCTCAGCCGCCACGATCAACCTGGAGATCATGCTGAATCAAATGAACGTCTTCAACCGATTGGCAGGAATCTATGCCCTGCTTGGTGTGGTCTTTCTGTTCTTTCTGTTTTTTACCGTATTCAAACCTCAGGTTAACCTGAAGTGGGCCTATCGAATTGTCTTCGGTGCATTGCTTTTAAGTTTTGTCTATCATACGGCCGGCTTAGGATTGCGGTGGTATGTATCCGGTCGAGCACCATGGAGCAATGGTTATGAATCCATGATTTACATCGCATGGACCACCATGCTCGCCGGTATTCTGTTCACTAGAAAATCCTGGGGTGGACTTGCAGCAACCTCTGTTCTGGCAGCCACGGTTCTACTAGTGGCCTTGTTGAGTCATATGGATCCGGAGATCACTCCTTTGGTTCCCGTATTAAAATCTTATTGGCTTACCATTCACGTTTCACTGGAAGCCGGTTCTTATGGATTTCTGATGTTGGGTGCCGTGATCGGAATCATTAACCTGATCCTTTTCATGTTCCTTACCCCCAGCAACAAGGACCGGGTCAATCGGAAAGTTAAGGAAATGTCTTACCTAAGTGAATTAACGCTCATCGGTGGATTGATCATGATCTCTACAGGAACTTATCTTGGAGGTATCTGGGCCAATGAAAGCTGGGGTCGCTATTGGGGATGGGATGCTAAAGAAACCTGGGCTCTAGTCACCATCTTGGTCTATGTATTCATCCTGCACATGCGCATCATTCCTAAGTTATTTGGGCTGTTCGCTTACAACTTCGCAACCATTTTCGGGTTGGCTTCGGTGATCATGACTTATTACGGAGTGAATTACTACTTATCGGGATTACACTCTTATGCCGCGGGTGATCCGGTTCCGATTCCTGACTGGGTTTACATCGTCGTAACAGCTATCCTGTCCATTACGATAATTGCATATATCCAGCATCGAAGAGTGAACCTATCCTCGACTAAACCATCTGATAAAAAGATGGTCATTAAACCAAAAATGGATCTTAAACCTCAATTGAATCAGCAGTGA
- a CDS encoding NAD(P)-binding domain-containing protein, giving the protein MGLLGEQILVYGIVFLMCAIIVGIYLYRHRKETKETLKKVAIAKEEGLHEPVSLYPHIDLNTCIGSAACIVDCPEKDILGMVDGKVTVVNTSNCVGHGACFHACPVEAISLRIGTDKRGVDLPHVNQNFESNMHGIYIAGELGGMGLIKNSIEQGSQAVQNMVKNNKPKKEGVYDVVIIGAGPAGIAATLEAKKQGINAITLEQESLGGTVATYPRNKIVLTSPMELPLHGKVKMKVTNKDELITLWEKVITENDLKIHERVKVESIIPMKDDTFKVKTNAEETYMANHVLMAIGRRGSPRKLGCPGEESQKVAYRLLDPEQISGKKIVVVGGGDSAVESAMLLKDQNEVILSYRKDKFARIKPKNRERIMECIDGQEIDMWYNSNVVSILEDRVLIEQEGCTTEVPNDLVYIFAGGELPSNFLQNAGVEITKRFNYILKQHA; this is encoded by the coding sequence ATGGGATTGTTAGGAGAACAAATATTGGTGTATGGGATCGTCTTTTTGATGTGCGCGATCATCGTGGGCATCTACTTGTACCGTCACCGCAAAGAAACGAAAGAGACCCTAAAGAAGGTTGCCATCGCTAAAGAAGAAGGCCTTCATGAACCCGTATCGCTGTACCCGCACATAGACCTAAATACATGTATTGGCAGTGCTGCCTGTATTGTGGATTGCCCGGAAAAAGACATCCTGGGAATGGTCGATGGTAAAGTGACTGTGGTCAATACTTCCAACTGCGTAGGACACGGAGCCTGTTTCCATGCCTGTCCTGTAGAAGCCATTTCACTCAGGATAGGTACCGATAAGCGTGGTGTAGACCTCCCTCATGTGAATCAAAATTTCGAATCCAACATGCATGGCATCTACATTGCCGGCGAATTGGGTGGTATGGGACTTATTAAAAACTCCATTGAACAAGGAAGTCAGGCCGTACAAAACATGGTCAAAAACAACAAGCCAAAAAAAGAAGGGGTTTATGATGTGGTGATCATAGGCGCTGGCCCGGCAGGTATCGCCGCGACTTTGGAAGCTAAAAAGCAAGGAATTAATGCCATTACACTGGAACAAGAATCACTTGGAGGTACGGTGGCGACCTATCCTAGAAACAAGATCGTTTTGACTTCTCCGATGGAATTACCGCTCCATGGTAAGGTCAAGATGAAGGTGACCAACAAAGACGAATTGATCACGCTTTGGGAGAAAGTGATCACGGAAAATGATCTAAAAATCCATGAACGTGTCAAAGTAGAGAGCATAATTCCCATGAAGGATGACACGTTCAAGGTGAAAACCAATGCTGAAGAGACTTACATGGCCAATCATGTGTTGATGGCCATCGGTCGAAGAGGTAGTCCAAGAAAGCTAGGTTGTCCTGGTGAAGAATCTCAAAAGGTCGCTTATCGATTACTTGACCCTGAGCAGATCTCCGGCAAGAAGATCGTGGTGGTCGGTGGCGGTGATTCGGCCGTGGAATCTGCGATGCTGCTTAAAGATCAAAATGAGGTGATCCTCTCCTACCGAAAAGACAAGTTTGCCCGGATCAAACCCAAAAACCGGGAACGCATCATGGAATGCATCGATGGTCAGGAAATTGATATGTGGTACAACTCCAATGTTGTTTCCATTCTGGAAGACCGGGTGCTCATTGAGCAGGAAGGCTGTACTACCGAAGTGCCGAACGACCTGGTATACATTTTTGCTGGAGGTGAGTTGCCGAGCAATTTTTTACAGAATGCTGGCGTGGAAATCACCAAGCGCTTCAATTATATCCTCAAACAGCATGCGTAG
- a CDS encoding cytochrome c3 family protein, whose translation MRRILSRDKDNRLDVQPRFAGTIGTPKREIGSIPPVKEAGQSSWKLIPILSRTRKQGCLQGGGFYPLSLRLLRKLAMTVLCLSFTFTTFAQISPGDLTDAHKELEGMGNCTECHVLGERLPSTAKCLACHEDIQSLIDMNRGYHASKEVVDKECVECHSEHHGRDFDMMRFDQDNFDHDLTGYVLEGGHLDIDCRECHNPDYIMAPEIAARENTFLGLEEDCKTCHEDYHQNTLVDDCASCHGFEDFRPAPGFDHDDSAFPLVGAHIEVDCIECHAMTTRNGKEFQEFTGLEFSDCVSCHEDPHESQLAGTCTQCHNVEAFTTFIGDTGFDHNTTNFELRGKHQDVSCFECHRDTSEPLAVFQDHLNVGQSECIACHEDIHEGRFGENCAECHNEENWLMAGVLDDFNHDMTNYPLLGMHREVDCKECHTTEKYTDALAFDNCFDCHDDYHEGEFLVDNVQTNCVECHSLEVGFEETIYTIEQHQDTNFPLEGAHLATPCSACHLPDEEPAHWTFRNLGADCIDCHDDIHKGQFAESVSPGGGASTTDCTICHDSEDWFPRLFDHDNTAFALEGRHAEVECTACHKPTLIDGETFVEYQIPKFECVDCHSL comes from the coding sequence ATGCGTAGGATTCTGTCAAGAGATAAAGATAACCGCTTAGACGTTCAACCCCGGTTCGCCGGAACGATCGGTACGCCGAAACGGGAAATCGGCTCAATCCCGCCTGTAAAAGAGGCGGGACAGTCGAGTTGGAAATTAATCCCCATTCTGAGCCGTACGCGGAAGCAGGGGTGCCTGCAAGGCGGGGGATTTTATCCTCTTAGTCTAAGATTGCTTCGCAAGCTCGCAATGACGGTTCTGTGTTTATCTTTCACATTCACCACCTTCGCCCAAATCTCTCCTGGGGACCTCACCGATGCACATAAAGAGCTAGAAGGTATGGGTAACTGTACCGAATGCCATGTATTGGGCGAAAGACTTCCCTCGACCGCCAAGTGTTTGGCCTGTCACGAAGACATCCAGTCCCTAATCGATATGAACCGGGGATATCATGCTAGCAAAGAGGTCGTGGATAAGGAATGTGTGGAATGTCATAGCGAGCATCATGGACGTGATTTTGACATGATGCGCTTTGACCAAGACAACTTCGATCATGACCTTACAGGCTACGTGTTGGAAGGTGGTCATCTTGACATTGATTGTCGAGAATGCCACAATCCAGACTACATTATGGCCCCTGAGATTGCCGCCAGGGAAAATACCTTTTTAGGCCTGGAAGAAGACTGTAAAACGTGCCACGAAGATTATCACCAAAACACACTGGTAGACGATTGTGCTTCTTGTCATGGTTTTGAGGATTTTCGACCTGCTCCTGGATTTGATCATGATGACTCAGCGTTTCCATTGGTTGGCGCACATATAGAAGTGGATTGCATCGAATGTCACGCGATGACTACCAGAAATGGAAAAGAATTTCAGGAATTTACCGGTCTGGAGTTTAGCGACTGTGTATCCTGTCATGAAGACCCACATGAAAGTCAGTTGGCAGGAACTTGTACCCAATGTCACAATGTAGAAGCCTTTACCACTTTCATTGGCGACACTGGATTCGATCACAATACCACCAATTTCGAGCTTCGAGGAAAACATCAGGACGTCAGCTGCTTCGAATGTCATCGGGATACCTCAGAACCACTTGCTGTCTTCCAGGATCACTTGAATGTTGGGCAAAGCGAATGCATTGCTTGCCACGAGGACATTCATGAAGGTCGTTTTGGGGAAAACTGTGCCGAATGTCACAATGAAGAAAACTGGCTAATGGCTGGTGTACTGGATGACTTCAATCATGACATGACCAACTACCCACTCTTAGGCATGCACAGAGAGGTTGATTGTAAAGAGTGTCACACCACTGAGAAATATACCGACGCTTTGGCCTTCGACAATTGCTTCGATTGCCATGATGACTATCATGAAGGAGAATTCCTGGTCGATAATGTGCAAACCAATTGCGTGGAATGCCATTCCCTTGAGGTTGGATTCGAAGAAACAATTTATACGATTGAGCAACATCAAGATACTAATTTTCCGCTGGAAGGTGCACACCTGGCAACACCTTGTTCCGCTTGCCATTTACCAGATGAAGAACCCGCTCACTGGACATTCCGCAACCTGGGAGCTGATTGCATTGATTGTCACGACGACATCCATAAAGGTCAGTTTGCTGAGTCAGTCTCGCCTGGTGGCGGAGCAAGCACCACCGACTGCACAATCTGCCATGATTCTGAAGACTGGTTCCCACGTCTGTTCGATCACGATAATACCGCATTTGCTTTGGAAGGCCGACATGCCGAAGTAGAATGCACCGCCTGCCACAAGCCTACCCTAATTGATGGTGAAACTTTTGTTGAATATCAGATCCCAAAATTTGAATGTGTAGACTGTCATTCCTTATAA
- a CDS encoding RNA polymerase sigma factor translates to MKQATLIKEDSSRLMILRKSSELKKLLKKAQKGDQRSQFELYEQFYGYAMSVALRFCDSREVAKEVVHDGFIKAFAKLASVTGEDSFKPWLRRIIVNTAIDYHRKEMSRGVHMDIVEHDVVDVSEDSLSKLSAEDIFEAIKLLPPAYRMVFTLYAVEGFKHEEIAQKLNISVGTSKSNLSKARVKLQGILSQMETPKLMSNG, encoded by the coding sequence ATGAAACAGGCGACCCTCATAAAAGAAGACTCTTCCCGGTTAATGATATTGCGGAAATCCTCGGAACTCAAAAAGTTGCTGAAAAAAGCTCAGAAAGGTGATCAAAGAAGCCAGTTTGAGTTATATGAGCAATTTTATGGGTATGCGATGAGTGTCGCTTTAAGATTTTGCGATTCTCGCGAAGTAGCGAAGGAAGTAGTGCATGATGGCTTTATTAAGGCTTTTGCGAAACTGGCTTCTGTTACGGGCGAGGATTCCTTTAAACCTTGGCTAAGAAGAATAATTGTGAATACAGCCATCGACTATCACCGGAAGGAGATGAGCAGAGGAGTTCATATGGATATCGTGGAGCATGATGTCGTTGACGTGTCAGAAGACTCTTTGTCCAAACTATCTGCAGAAGACATTTTCGAAGCAATCAAACTGCTTCCTCCTGCCTATCGCATGGTTTTTACATTGTATGCGGTTGAGGGCTTTAAGCATGAAGAGATTGCTCAAAAGCTTAATATTAGTGTTGGAACTTCTAAATCAAACCTATCTAAGGCCAGAGTGAAGCTTCAGGGTATATTGTCACAAATGGAAACGCCAAAGTTGATGAGCAATGGATAG